CAACTGAAAACCAAGTGAAAGTGATTGGTTATACAGATTTCCCAAGCCGTTTACCGACGCAATCTTCTCAACTTTATGGCACAAACTTAGTCAATTTATTAAAACTTTTGTGTAAAGAGAAAGATGGCAATATCAATATTGATTTTGAAGATGTGGTTCTTCGTGGTGTAACTGTTGTTCGTGATGGGGAAGAAATTCCACCAGCACAAATTCAAGTGTCTGCACAACCAAAACAAGAAACCAAAGCTGCACCAGTGGCAGAGAAAAAAGAGTCTAAACCAACAGATCCTCGTGTGAAATACGGTGTGATGGCTGGTGTTGGCGTGTTATTCCTTTGGTTAGCTTCTGTGGCGCCCGCTGCATTTTTATCACATTTCACCGTATTTGTTTTAGCTTGTGTGGTAGGTTATTACGTGGTTTGGAATGTTAGCCATGCACTTCACACACCATTAATGGCAGTAACAAATGCAATTTCAGGCATTATTATTGTAGGTGCATTATTACAAATTCGTCAGCCAACAGGCAATCTATTTATCGATGCGTTAGCTTTTGTGGCGATTTTGGTGGCAAGCATCAATATTTTTGGTGGTTTCCGTGTCACACAACGTATGTTAGCAATGTTTAGAAAAGGTTAAGGAGCGCACAATGTCTGAAGGTTTAGTACAGGCTGCGTATATTTTAGCAGCATTACTTTTCATTATGAGCTTGGCAGGACTTTCTAAACATGAAACTGCTAAAGCAGGTTGTTGGTTCGGTATTGTTGGTATGACCATTGCCCTTATCGCAACCATTTTTGGCCCTCATTCTGAAGGAACATTTTGGATCATTATTGCGATGATCATTGGTGGAGTAATCGGTGTTCAACGTGCATTAAAAGTAGAAATGACTGAAATGCCAGAACTTGTGGCGATTCTTCACAGTTTCGTTGGTTTAGCGGCTGTACTCGTTGGCTTTAATAGCTATGGTTTACACCATGAGGCATTAATGCCAGAAGGGTTAGATGCAGCAGCACAAGCCGCATTTGTAGCTGAACAAGCAGTATTAACGAATATTCATAATGTCGAAGTATTTTTAGGTATTTTTATCGGTGCAGTCACTTTCACTGGTTCTGTTGTCGCATTTGGTAAATTAAGCGGAAAAATTAATTCAAAAGCATTAATGTTACCGCATCGCCATAAATTAAATTTAGCCGCACTTGTGGTATCTGCATTATTGATGGTTGCATTCTTGAATAATCCAGAAAGCATTTTCCCTGTGTTATTAATGACAGCGATTGCGCTTGCATTTGGATGGCACTTAGTGGCATCAATCGGTGGGGCAGATATGCCAGTTGTGGTATCAATGCTTAACTCATATTCTGGTTGGGCAGCAGCTGCAGCAGGTTTTATGTTGAATAATGATTTGCTCATCGTTACAGGTGCGCTTGTTGGTTCTTCTGGTGCAATTCTTTCTTACATTATGTGTAAAGCGATGAACCGTTCATTTGTGAGCGTCATTGCTGGTGGTTTTGGTAACGATGTTCAAGTTTCTTCAAGCGAAGAACAAGGCGAACACCGTGAAACTACAGCGGAAGAAGTGGCTGAATTGTTGAAAAATGCAAGTTCTGTGATTATCACGCCGGGATATGGTATGGCTGTTGCACAAGCACAATATCCAGTCGCTGATATTACGGCAAAATTGCGTGAACGTGGTGTGAACGTTCGTTTTGGTATTCACCCTGTTGCAGGACGTTTACCGGGCCACATGAACGTGCTTTTAGCTGAAGCGAAAGTACCTTACGATGTTGTACTTGAAATGGATGAAATCAATGATGATTTCGCTGATACCGATGTGGTATTGGTTATAGGTGCGAACGATACGGTAAACCCAGCGGCGATGGAAGATCCAAATAGCCCAATCGCGGGAATGCCAGTGTTGGAAGTATGGAAAGCACAAAATGTGATAGTGTTCAAACGTTCAATGGCAGTGGGTTACGCTGGCGTACAAAACCCATTATTCTTCAAAGAGAATACGCAAATGCTCTTTGGTGATGCAAAAGATCGCGTTGAAGATATCTTAAAAGCATTATAAAAAACACGCATAAAAATAACCGCACTTTGGGTTGCTTAAGTGCGGTATTTTTATTTATAGCATTTAAATATTATCTTCATGATTTTCCAAAATTTCTGAACACAAGCCCAATCCAGATAAAAATTCAATAAATGCCCGTACTTTTATTGGTAAATGTCTTCTGTTTGGATAGACCACATGAATTTCTAATTTTTGTTGTTTATATTCTGGCAATATTTCAATAAGCTCGCCTTTTTCAAAGGCTCTACCTAAAATAAATTTTGGTAAATTAGCAATACCGAGTCCCGCTTTTGCCATATTTAATAAGGCAAAACCGCTATTACTTACCACTTTGGATTGGATTTTGAAACGTTGGGTTTGATTTATACGTGAACCAACCCAATTTACCTGATTCATTGCATTTTTATAAAGTAAGCCATTGTGATGTTCTAAATCATCAGGCGTTTGTGGAATACCATTCGTTTCAAGATAATTAGGCGACGCTGCAAAATGAACAGTAGTAGTTCCTATTTTACGTGAAACCAACGAGCTATCTTCCATATAACCAATACGAAGAGCAAGATCATAGCCTTCGGATAATAAATCGATTTTCTTATCATTAAATTCAACTTCAATATGCAAATGAGGATGCTTAGCCATAAAAGTGGGTAAATTTGGTGCAATAAAAAGTAAACCAAAATCACGAGGAACGGAAATCAGTAAATTTCCTTGTAATGAACTGGTAAGCTGAGTAATGCTGGAATCTGCTTCATCTAAATCAAGCAAAATGCCTTGACAGCGTTGGTAATACATCATTCCAGCTTCAGTAGGCATAATTTTTCTGGTGGTACGTTGTAACAATCGTGTTTTTAAATGTTCTTCTAATTGTGAAACTAATTTGCTTGCCATCGCCACAGAAATATTTTGTTGCTTTGCTGCCAATGTAAAACTTTGGGTTTCAATGACTTTGCAGAAAATAGAAATCGCGTTGAGTTTATCCATTTATAGACCTTTTTTGAAAAAATGCTTGATTTTGCCAACATAACTTTGCACTATACCGCCAATTTTACAAAATTCTAGTAATATTAGGTAATCAAATGAGTAAATCCTTGGTGATTGTGGAGTCGCCAGCAAAAGCAAAAACTATTAATAAGTATTTAGGTAGCCAATATGTCGTGAAATCGAGCGTGGGACATATTCGTGATTTGCCGACGGTTGGTTCTAGTACAGGTGAAAAAGCTAAACCAATTTCAACCAAAGGTATGGATGCCGAAGAAAAAGCAAAAATTAAGGCAGAAAAGGAACGTAACGCCTTAGTTAAACGTATGGGGATTGATCCTTATCACGATTGGAAAGCAAATTATCAGATTCTGCCTGGTAAAGAAAAAGTGGTTTCCGAATTAAAGTCGCTTGCTAAAAAAGCAGATCACATTTATCTCGCAACCGACTTGGATAGAGAAGGGGAAGCGATTGCGTGGCATTTACGTGAAGTGATTGGTGGTAACGATGATCGTTTTAGTCGCGTGGTGTTTAACGAAATCACTAAAAATGCCATTAAACAGGCTTTTGAAAAGCCTGAACAATTAAATATGGATCGTGTTAATGCTCAACAAACTCGTCGTTTTTTAGATAGAGTAGTGGGCTTTATGGTGTCGCCATTACTTTGGAAAAAAGTGGCACGCGGGCTTTCTGCTGGTCGAGTTCAATCAGTTGCGGTTAAATTATTAGTCGAACGCGAGCGTGAAATTAAAGCTTTCCAGCCTGAAGAATATTGGGAAGTTGCCGTCCTTACGAATAATCAAAATAAACAAGCTATACGCTTGGATGTTACGGATTATAAAGGCAAGAAATTTGATCCAAAAAATCAAAAAGAAGCACAAAGTGCGGTAGATTTTCTGAATGTTTCAGATTACGTTGTCACAGATTTAGAAACTAAGCCAACAAGTTCTCGCCCTCGCGCACCATTTATTACATCAACACTTCAACAAACTGCAAGTACTCGTTTGGGATTTGGCGTTAAGAAGACAATGATGTTAGCCCAACGTTTATATGAAGCGGGTTACATTACTTATATGCGTACGGATTCAACCAATTTGAGTCAAGATGCGCTTAATATGGCGCGTAGCTATATTGAAAATCATTTTGGTGCACAATATTTACCAGAAAAACCAAATTTCTATTCTAGTAAAGAAAATGCGCAAGAGGCTCATGAGGCTATTCGTCCATCAGATATTCGAGCATTGCCTGAATCCTTAGAGGGAATGGAAAAAGACGCAGTACGCCTTTATGATTTAATTTGGCGTCAATTTTTAGCATGTCAAATGCCGCCAGCACAATATGATAGTAGTACATTGACAGTTACCGCTGGCGATTATACCTTGAAAGCAAAGGGAAGAATTTTACGTTTTGATGGTTGGACAAAAGTATTGCCACAGATAGGTAAAAATCCTGAAGATCAAGAATTGCCTTCAGTTACTGTGTCAGAAAAACTTGCTTTAAAAGAAGTGCAACCAACACAACACTTTACCAAACCACCTGCTCGTTTTACTGAAGCGGCTTTAGTAAAAGAATTGGAAAAACGTGGTATTGGCAGACCTTCCACTTATGCGGCAATTATTTCCACCATTCAAGAACGTGGTTATGTTCGTACTGAAAATCGTCGTTTCTATGCAGAAAAGATGGGCGAAATTGTGACTGATCGCCTCAATGAGTCTTTTGGCGAATTAATGAATTACGATTTCACCGCGAATATGGAAGATACTTTAGATAAAATTGCCTCTGGTTCAGTAAATTGGAAAACTGAATTGAATCAATTCTTTAAGGATTTTTCTAGCCAGCTTTCTAAAGCTGAATTAGATGAACTTGAAGGCGGTATGCGTCCGAATAATCTCGTGGAAACCGATATTAAATGCCCAACCTGTGACAGAAATATGGCCATTCGTACGGCAAGTACGGGGGTATTTTTAGGATGCTCGGGTTATGCATTGCCGCCAAAAGAGCGGTGCAAAACAACGATTAATTTAATTCCTGAAGCGGAATTATTAAATGTTTTAGATGAATCTTCAGAAACTAAAGCATTAATGGATCGTAAACGTTGCACAAAATGTGGAACGGCAATGGACAGCTATGTAATCGATGCACATCGTAAAATCCATATTTGCGGTAATAATCCAAATTGTGATGGATATTTAATTGAAGAAGGCTCATTCAAAATTAAAGGTTATGATGGCCCTGTTGTTGAGTGTGATAAATGCGGTGCGGATATGCATTTAAAACTTGGTCGTTTTGGCAAGTATATGGGATGTACAAATTGTGATAACACGCGCAAAATTTTGAAAAGTGGCGAGGTCGCACCACCGAAAGAAGAGCCAGTACATTTCCCTGAGTTAAAATGCGAAAAATCTGATGCATATTTTGTATTGCGTGATGGTGCGAGTGGGGTATTTATGTCAGCACATAACTTCCCAAAATCCCGCGAAACACGCCCAGTTAAAATCGCTGAACTTGTGCAATATCGCGAGCGTTTACCTGAAAAATTAGCTTATTTAGCCGATGCTCCACAAAAAGACCCAGAAGAGAATGAAGCGATTGTTCGTTTTAGTCGCAAAGAGAAAAAACAATATGTCACTTCTGAAAAAGAGGGAAAAGCGACTAAATGGATTGTTGATTTCACCAATGGAAAATGGGTTGAACGAAAGAAATAAGAAGAAAAGTGCGGTAAAATCACCGCACTTTTTTGTTTTTAATACATTTTCTTATATTTTTTAGATTATCTGAGGATTAAAGGGCTGCTACAATTTCATTAATTTTATTTTTTGCGGACGCTTGGGCTTTTTCAATCGCCTCTGGCCCGAATCCAATGCCTTGTGCATAAACAAATTGCACATCTGTGATGCCAATAAAACCTAAAATTGATTTCATATATTGTGTCACTAGATTTTCTTCATCATACAATCCACCAAATGCACATAACACAATGGCTTTTTTGCCTTTTAATAAACCCTCAGAGCCGTTTGCTGTATATTGGAAAGTAACGCGCGGACGTGCGATAAAATCAAAATAGCTTTTTAATTGTGTTGGAACGTTTAAATTATACATCGGCGCACCAATTATCAATGTTTGTGCGTTTTTTAATTCTTCGATTAGTTTATCAGACAACGCCAGAAGTTGTTTTTCTTCTGTTGTTTTTGGTTCTCCACGCACAGCAATTGCAGCTGCGGTATCAAAATATGGAAGAGGTTGTTGGGATAAATCGCGTACTACAATGTTATTACCTTGTAATTTTTCGATAACATAATCAGCTAATTGATTAGTTTGCGAGTTATTTCCTGAAATGCTAGATTTTAATACTAATACGTTGCTCATTTTTATTCCTTGCTACCTAGTTAAAAGTGCGGTTATTCTAGTCTTTATTTTTAAGAGATAAAGCCTTTAGTCAGAAAAACATTATTTCCTTTTTGTAAAATATGGGCATTTATTTAACAATACTTCAAGAAAGTGATAGAATTCGCCACGCATTTTTTGCCTAATTTCGCTCGTTCAATGGTAGGAATGAAGCCAAGTAGGGCAAAAGTGCGGTTAATTTTGATAGAATTTTAAATGAACACGTCACCTTTCGTATGGGTGACCACTGTATAAGGAAAAAACAATGCCAATTATTACTTTACCTGACGGTTCCCAACGTCAATTCGATCGTCCTGTTTCTGTTCTTGAAGTCGCACAAGATATTGGTGCGGGTCTTGCTAAAGCCACTATCGCAGGCCGTGTAAACGGAGAACGTCGCGATGCGTGCGATGTTATCGAGCAAGATGCAACGTTAGAAATTATTACTGCAAAAGATGAAGACGGTTTAGAGATTATCCGCCATTCTTGCGCTCACTTGCTCGGACACGCTATTAAACAATTATTCCCAGATGTAAAAATGGCAATTGGTCCAACTATTGAAAACGGCTTCTATTATGATGTAGATTTAGATCGCTCTTTAACCCAAGAAGATATTGATGCAATCGAAAAACGTATGTTGGAATTGGCAAAAACAAATTATGACGTCGTGAAAAAACGTGTTACTTGGCAAGAAGCGCGTGATACCTTTGAAAAACGCGGCGAGCCATACAAAATGGCAATTTTAGATGAAAACATTGAACGTACTGCAACGCCTGCGTTATATCATCACTTAGAATATATTGATATGTGCCGTGGACCACACGTGCCAAATATGCGTTTCTGTCAGCATTTCAAATTACAAAAAGTCGCTGGTGCGTACTGGCGTGGCGACAGCAAAAACAAAATGTTACAACGTATCTATGGTACGGCTTGGGCGGATAAAAAACAACTTGCTGAATATTTAACACGCTTAGAAGAAGCGGCAAAACGCGATCACCGTAAAATTGGTAAAGCATTAGATTTATATCATATGCAAGAAGAAGCACCAGGTATGGTGTTCTGGCACAATGATGGCTGGACAATTTTCCGTGAGCTTGAAACGTTCGTGCGTACTAAATTAAAACAATACGATTATCAAGAAGTAAAAGGCCCATTTATGATGGATCGCGTATTGTGGGAAAAAACAGGTCACTGGCAAAATTACGCAGATTTAATGTTCACAACTCAATCTGAAAACCGTGAATACGCAATTAAACCGATGAACTGCCCTGGCCACGTTCAAATTTTTAATCAAGGTTTAAAATCTTACCGTGATTTACCAATCCGTATGGCGGAATTTGGTTCTTGCCATCGTAATGAACCATCAGGTTCTTTGCACGGTTTAATGCGTGTTCGTGGCTTTACTCAAGATGATGCGCACATTTTCTGTACTGAAGATCAAATTGAGAGCGAAGTAACTAGCTGTATCAAAATGGTGTACGACATTTATAGCACCTTTGGTTTCACTAATATCGCAGTGAAACTTTCTACTCGTCCGGAAAATCGTATCGGTTCAGATGAGATGTGGGATCGAGCGGAAGCAGGTCTTGCAGCAGCATTAGCACACAACGGTCTTGAATATGAAATCCAAGAAGGTGAAGGCGCATTCTATGGTCCGAAAATTGAGTTTGCACTACGAGATTGTTTAGGTCGTGAATGGCAATGTGGTACAGTGCAATTAGACTTCGCATTACCAGGTCGTTTAGATGCAACTTATGTGGCAGAAGATAATAGCCGTAAAACCCCTGTCATGATTCACCGTGCGATTTTAGGTTCTATTGAGCGTTTCATTGGTATTATTACTGAAGAATATGCAGGTTTCTTCCCTGCATGGTTAGCACCAACCCAAGCGGTTG
The nucleotide sequence above comes from Haemophilus influenzae. Encoded proteins:
- a CDS encoding FMN-dependent NADH-azoreductase; this translates as MSNVLVLKSSISGNNSQTNQLADYVIEKLQGNNIVVRDLSQQPLPYFDTAAAIAVRGEPKTTEEKQLLALSDKLIEELKNAQTLIIGAPMYNLNVPTQLKSYFDFIARPRVTFQYTANGSEGLLKGKKAIVLCAFGGLYDEENLVTQYMKSILGFIGITDVQFVYAQGIGFGPEAIEKAQASAKNKINEIVAAL
- the thrS gene encoding threonine--tRNA ligase yields the protein MPIITLPDGSQRQFDRPVSVLEVAQDIGAGLAKATIAGRVNGERRDACDVIEQDATLEIITAKDEDGLEIIRHSCAHLLGHAIKQLFPDVKMAIGPTIENGFYYDVDLDRSLTQEDIDAIEKRMLELAKTNYDVVKKRVTWQEARDTFEKRGEPYKMAILDENIERTATPALYHHLEYIDMCRGPHVPNMRFCQHFKLQKVAGAYWRGDSKNKMLQRIYGTAWADKKQLAEYLTRLEEAAKRDHRKIGKALDLYHMQEEAPGMVFWHNDGWTIFRELETFVRTKLKQYDYQEVKGPFMMDRVLWEKTGHWQNYADLMFTTQSENREYAIKPMNCPGHVQIFNQGLKSYRDLPIRMAEFGSCHRNEPSGSLHGLMRVRGFTQDDAHIFCTEDQIESEVTSCIKMVYDIYSTFGFTNIAVKLSTRPENRIGSDEMWDRAEAGLAAALAHNGLEYEIQEGEGAFYGPKIEFALRDCLGREWQCGTVQLDFALPGRLDATYVAEDNSRKTPVMIHRAILGSIERFIGIITEEYAGFFPAWLAPTQAVVMNITDSQADYVQKVAKQLSDVGLRVKTDLRNEKVGFKIREHTLRRVPYMLVCGDKEIAEGKVAVRTRKGADLGTFTVEEFAEILKNQVRSRELTLLNEE
- a CDS encoding LysR family transcriptional regulator, translating into MDKLNAISIFCKVIETQSFTLAAKQQNISVAMASKLVSQLEEHLKTRLLQRTTRKIMPTEAGMMYYQRCQGILLDLDEADSSITQLTSSLQGNLLISVPRDFGLLFIAPNLPTFMAKHPHLHIEVEFNDKKIDLLSEGYDLALRIGYMEDSSLVSRKIGTTTVHFAASPNYLETNGIPQTPDDLEHHNGLLYKNAMNQVNWVGSRINQTQRFKIQSKVVSNSGFALLNMAKAGLGIANLPKFILGRAFEKGELIEILPEYKQQKLEIHVVYPNRRHLPIKVRAFIEFLSGLGLCSEILENHEDNI
- the topA gene encoding type I DNA topoisomerase, coding for MSKSLVIVESPAKAKTINKYLGSQYVVKSSVGHIRDLPTVGSSTGEKAKPISTKGMDAEEKAKIKAEKERNALVKRMGIDPYHDWKANYQILPGKEKVVSELKSLAKKADHIYLATDLDREGEAIAWHLREVIGGNDDRFSRVVFNEITKNAIKQAFEKPEQLNMDRVNAQQTRRFLDRVVGFMVSPLLWKKVARGLSAGRVQSVAVKLLVEREREIKAFQPEEYWEVAVLTNNQNKQAIRLDVTDYKGKKFDPKNQKEAQSAVDFLNVSDYVVTDLETKPTSSRPRAPFITSTLQQTASTRLGFGVKKTMMLAQRLYEAGYITYMRTDSTNLSQDALNMARSYIENHFGAQYLPEKPNFYSSKENAQEAHEAIRPSDIRALPESLEGMEKDAVRLYDLIWRQFLACQMPPAQYDSSTLTVTAGDYTLKAKGRILRFDGWTKVLPQIGKNPEDQELPSVTVSEKLALKEVQPTQHFTKPPARFTEAALVKELEKRGIGRPSTYAAIISTIQERGYVRTENRRFYAEKMGEIVTDRLNESFGELMNYDFTANMEDTLDKIASGSVNWKTELNQFFKDFSSQLSKAELDELEGGMRPNNLVETDIKCPTCDRNMAIRTASTGVFLGCSGYALPPKERCKTTINLIPEAELLNVLDESSETKALMDRKRCTKCGTAMDSYVIDAHRKIHICGNNPNCDGYLIEEGSFKIKGYDGPVVECDKCGADMHLKLGRFGKYMGCTNCDNTRKILKSGEVAPPKEEPVHFPELKCEKSDAYFVLRDGASGVFMSAHNFPKSRETRPVKIAELVQYRERLPEKLAYLADAPQKDPEENEAIVRFSRKEKKQYVTSEKEGKATKWIVDFTNGKWVERKK
- the pntB gene encoding Re/Si-specific NAD(P)(+) transhydrogenase subunit beta; this encodes MSEGLVQAAYILAALLFIMSLAGLSKHETAKAGCWFGIVGMTIALIATIFGPHSEGTFWIIIAMIIGGVIGVQRALKVEMTEMPELVAILHSFVGLAAVLVGFNSYGLHHEALMPEGLDAAAQAAFVAEQAVLTNIHNVEVFLGIFIGAVTFTGSVVAFGKLSGKINSKALMLPHRHKLNLAALVVSALLMVAFLNNPESIFPVLLMTAIALAFGWHLVASIGGADMPVVVSMLNSYSGWAAAAAGFMLNNDLLIVTGALVGSSGAILSYIMCKAMNRSFVSVIAGGFGNDVQVSSSEEQGEHRETTAEEVAELLKNASSVIITPGYGMAVAQAQYPVADITAKLRERGVNVRFGIHPVAGRLPGHMNVLLAEAKVPYDVVLEMDEINDDFADTDVVLVIGANDTVNPAAMEDPNSPIAGMPVLEVWKAQNVIVFKRSMAVGYAGVQNPLFFKENTQMLFGDAKDRVEDILKAL